Proteins encoded by one window of Corynebacterium amycolatum:
- a CDS encoding FAD-dependent oxidoreductase produces MNRPLRVAVIGSGPAGVYASDALMKSSTDVEVDLFEKMPAPFGLIRYGVAPDHPRIKGIIMALHRVMEKPELRLFSNVEFGKDITLDELKEHYDAVIFATGAVGDRALPTPGADLPEHFGAGEFVGFYDGNPLFERTWDLSAESVAVVGVGNVALDVSRILAKTGEELHVTEIPDNVYEVLKTNKAKEVHVFGRRGPAQAKFTPLELKELDYSPNVEVVVDPRDIDYDSASEIMRRNSKITDQVCTILENYAIREPKNAPHKLYIHFFESPVEILSEEGADGQQHVVGLRTQRMEYDGAGGLRPTGETTDWKVGAVYSAVGYRSDALPGIPFDNVKNVISNVGGRVIESDNTEDEAAEAITGLYTTGWVRRGPVGLIGNTKGDANEAVANLLADAAEGKKFTPSKPELSAVNELLESKGIDYLDWEGWHKLDAAERTAGEAEGRERKKYVEWDEMVTHSKGE; encoded by the coding sequence ATGAATCGCCCGCTCCGCGTTGCCGTAATTGGCTCTGGCCCGGCCGGTGTTTATGCTTCCGATGCACTGATGAAATCCAGTACTGACGTGGAAGTCGATCTGTTTGAAAAGATGCCGGCTCCATTTGGTCTAATCCGCTACGGTGTCGCCCCCGACCACCCACGTATCAAGGGCATCATTATGGCCTTACACCGTGTGATGGAAAAGCCGGAGCTGCGCCTGTTTTCCAACGTTGAGTTCGGCAAGGACATCACGCTCGACGAATTAAAGGAGCATTACGACGCCGTCATCTTCGCCACCGGTGCCGTCGGCGACCGCGCACTGCCGACTCCGGGAGCAGACCTGCCGGAGCACTTCGGCGCAGGTGAATTCGTGGGCTTCTACGACGGCAATCCGCTCTTTGAGCGCACCTGGGATCTCTCGGCGGAGTCCGTGGCCGTCGTTGGCGTAGGCAACGTCGCGCTGGATGTCTCTCGAATCCTGGCGAAGACCGGTGAGGAACTGCACGTCACAGAGATCCCGGACAATGTTTACGAAGTTCTGAAGACAAATAAGGCCAAGGAAGTCCACGTCTTCGGCCGCCGTGGCCCGGCACAGGCAAAGTTCACTCCGCTGGAGCTCAAGGAACTCGACTACTCACCGAACGTCGAGGTCGTTGTCGATCCGCGCGACATTGACTACGACTCCGCATCCGAGATTATGCGTCGCAACTCCAAGATTACTGACCAGGTCTGCACCATCTTGGAGAACTACGCCATCCGTGAACCGAAGAACGCACCGCACAAGCTCTACATTCACTTCTTCGAGTCGCCAGTGGAAATCCTCAGCGAGGAGGGTGCCGACGGCCAGCAGCATGTGGTCGGCTTGCGCACTCAGCGCATGGAATACGACGGTGCTGGCGGACTGCGGCCGACCGGCGAGACTACCGACTGGAAGGTCGGCGCTGTCTACTCCGCCGTGGGCTACCGCTCTGATGCACTGCCGGGTATCCCGTTCGACAACGTGAAGAATGTCATTTCCAACGTCGGTGGTCGAGTCATCGAATCCGACAACACCGAGGATGAAGCAGCCGAGGCCATCACTGGCCTCTACACCACCGGTTGGGTTCGCCGCGGGCCGGTCGGTCTGATTGGTAATACCAAAGGCGATGCCAACGAGGCCGTGGCCAATCTGCTGGCCGATGCCGCAGAGGGCAAGAAATTCACCCCGTCGAAGCCGGAGTTGTCCGCTGTCAACGAGCTGCTGGAGTCAAAGGGCATCGACTACCTGGACTGGGAGGGCTGGCACAAGCTCGATGCTGCCGAACGCACCGCCGGCGAGGCCGAGGGCCGCGAACGCAAGAAGTATGTCGAATGGGATGAGATGGTCACCCACTCCAAGGGCGAGTAA
- a CDS encoding sirohydrochlorin chelatase: MTALILLAHGSRHPETKPVLEEVVALVREKMPLTRLDAPSQIRLAWLDLDEPSLDAVCADLAAAGETRALAVPLLFTDAFHSRVDVPEQVRLCNRHGVDITVAEGLGLGDGTKRAVVKRIIEAAENASFSWPVDALVMGVGSSDEEANAAVHQFAANLGGMLPGHVSAAFVVGPEKIKGSDAVAVAQERAAKRGRGLVVVPLFTAPGLLWDRVLDAGAAAGAGQVAFGEPLAELLAPIVCCRWDSRAAYTDVQVVA; this comes from the coding sequence ATGACCGCACTGATTCTGCTTGCGCACGGTTCCCGGCACCCAGAGACCAAACCGGTGCTCGAAGAGGTGGTCGCACTCGTGCGCGAGAAGATGCCGCTCACCCGTCTGGACGCTCCCTCTCAGATTCGCCTCGCCTGGCTGGACCTCGACGAGCCCTCGCTAGATGCCGTCTGTGCCGACCTCGCCGCTGCCGGCGAGACTCGCGCACTGGCCGTACCGCTGCTGTTCACTGATGCGTTCCACTCGCGAGTCGATGTTCCCGAGCAGGTTCGACTCTGCAATCGGCATGGTGTTGACATCACAGTGGCTGAAGGACTCGGGCTTGGCGACGGCACGAAGCGCGCCGTCGTGAAGCGAATCATTGAAGCGGCGGAGAATGCATCTTTTTCCTGGCCGGTCGATGCGCTGGTGATGGGGGTCGGCTCCTCTGATGAGGAGGCCAATGCGGCGGTGCACCAATTTGCGGCAAATCTTGGCGGGATGCTGCCGGGACATGTGAGTGCAGCATTCGTGGTCGGTCCTGAGAAGATTAAGGGATCCGATGCTGTGGCCGTGGCACAGGAGCGCGCGGCCAAGCGCGGTCGCGGACTCGTAGTGGTGCCGCTGTTTACCGCGCCGGGCCTACTGTGGGATCGAGTCCTCGATGCGGGCGCTGCCGCCGGTGCTGGCCAGGTGGCTTTCGGTGAGCCATTGGCCGAGCTGTTGGCGCCGATCGTGTGCTGCCGCTGGGACTCGCGCGCTGCGTACACGGATGTGCAGGTAGTGGCGTAG
- a CDS encoding sulfate adenylyltransferase subunit 1, whose amino-acid sequence MSQPNSPATLITADRATRARRTLRLCTAGSVDDGKSTFVGRLLHDTKNILADQYEAVVASSQARGQENPDLSLLVDGLRAEREQGITIDVAYRYFATDVRSFILADCPGHEQYTRNTITGMSTAEAVVLLIDARNGVVTQTKRHATVAGLLGVRHVIFAVNKIDLLDYSEEAFRKIESDVAVLAERLGLQNTFVVPVSALVGDNIVDPSEHTPWYEGPTVLELLENLNIGADLETDAEADLRLPIDYVIRDHATEYRGYAGRIAAGSVRVGDVVSVDANRQATVTKITVAAEDVTEAVAGQSVAISLDAEFDLARGDLISGTRPEDVRRFSAVAVHLADKPLAVGRVVEVRYGAALVRGRIASVDALIDIETGEPTGVADQLAVNDVAEVTIEVAQPLPVDAYRVGGRVGAFLLIEPGTGDTLTAGLVRGAAQ is encoded by the coding sequence ATGAGCCAGCCAAATTCCCCAGCTACCCTGATTACCGCCGACCGCGCCACTCGCGCTCGTCGCACTCTTCGCCTGTGCACCGCTGGCTCCGTCGACGACGGTAAGTCGACCTTTGTCGGGCGTTTGCTGCACGACACGAAGAACATCCTCGCTGACCAGTACGAGGCCGTCGTCGCCTCCTCGCAGGCGCGCGGTCAGGAAAATCCTGACCTCTCGTTGCTGGTTGATGGTCTGCGGGCCGAGCGTGAGCAGGGCATCACGATCGACGTTGCCTACCGCTACTTCGCCACCGACGTCCGCTCGTTCATCTTGGCCGACTGCCCTGGTCACGAGCAGTACACCCGAAACACCATCACTGGTATGTCCACCGCTGAGGCCGTCGTTTTGCTTATCGACGCACGTAACGGCGTCGTGACGCAGACCAAGCGACACGCAACTGTGGCCGGTCTGCTGGGTGTTCGCCACGTAATCTTTGCCGTCAACAAGATCGACCTGCTGGACTACAGCGAAGAAGCCTTCCGCAAGATTGAGTCGGATGTAGCAGTGCTGGCAGAGCGCTTGGGTCTGCAGAACACCTTCGTTGTTCCAGTGTCGGCTTTGGTCGGCGACAACATTGTCGATCCTTCTGAGCATACCCCGTGGTACGAGGGGCCGACTGTGTTGGAGCTGCTGGAAAACCTCAACATCGGTGCCGACCTGGAAACCGATGCCGAGGCCGACCTACGCCTGCCCATCGACTACGTCATTCGTGATCACGCCACTGAATACCGTGGTTACGCCGGCCGTATCGCCGCAGGTAGCGTGCGCGTGGGCGATGTTGTCTCCGTAGACGCCAACCGTCAGGCTACTGTCACGAAGATCACCGTGGCAGCCGAGGATGTCACTGAGGCCGTGGCCGGTCAGTCGGTTGCCATCAGCTTGGATGCCGAGTTCGACCTCGCCCGTGGTGATCTCATCAGTGGCACCCGTCCGGAGGACGTCCGCCGTTTCTCCGCCGTGGCTGTCCACCTTGCGGACAAGCCGCTGGCAGTCGGTCGTGTCGTTGAGGTGCGCTACGGTGCCGCGCTGGTGCGTGGGCGTATCGCTTCCGTCGATGCCCTTATCGACATCGAGACCGGTGAGCCCACCGGCGTTGCCGACCAGCTCGCGGTCAATGATGTCGCTGAGGTGACCATCGAGGTCGCGCAGCCGCTCCCGGTCGATGCCTACCGCGTCGGTGGTCGTGTCGGTGCCTTCCTGCTTATTGAGCCGGGCACCGGTGACACTCTCACCGCTGGCCTCGTGCGTGGCGCTGCCCAGTAG
- the cysD gene encoding sulfate adenylyltransferase subunit CysD, with protein MTSSTTVSVQNRLDPRLAELEAEAIDIIRQTAGQFDRPALLFSGGKDSVVVLELAKRAFAPAGIPLELLHVDTGHNFPEVIEFRDKIAAQPGIKLHVAKVQDWIDSGVLTERADGTRNPLQTVPLVETIANRGYDAVLGGARRDEEKARAKERVFSVRDSFGGWDPRRQRPELWGLYNGRHAAGENVRVFPISNWTEADVWAYIEARDIELPPIYFAHEREVFNRGGMWLAPGEWGGPRDGETLEVRTVRYRTVGDMSCTGAVESTATTIAEVMEELRTSKLTERGATRADDKLSESSMEDRKKEGYF; from the coding sequence ATGACAAGCTCAACCACCGTTTCCGTACAAAACCGCCTCGACCCGCGGCTTGCCGAACTGGAAGCCGAGGCCATCGACATTATCCGCCAAACCGCCGGCCAGTTTGACCGTCCGGCACTGCTTTTCTCCGGCGGAAAGGACTCCGTCGTCGTGCTCGAGTTGGCCAAGCGCGCCTTCGCACCGGCGGGTATCCCGCTGGAGCTGCTCCACGTCGACACCGGCCACAACTTCCCCGAAGTTATTGAATTCCGCGACAAGATTGCCGCTCAGCCGGGCATTAAGCTGCACGTAGCCAAGGTCCAAGACTGGATTGATAGCGGTGTGCTCACCGAGCGTGCTGACGGCACCCGCAACCCCTTGCAGACCGTGCCACTGGTGGAGACCATTGCCAACCGTGGTTACGACGCCGTCCTCGGTGGCGCCCGCCGCGATGAGGAGAAGGCCCGCGCCAAGGAGCGCGTGTTCTCCGTCCGCGACTCCTTCGGCGGTTGGGATCCACGCCGTCAGCGGCCGGAGCTGTGGGGGCTCTACAACGGTCGCCACGCCGCTGGAGAGAACGTTCGCGTTTTCCCAATCTCGAACTGGACCGAGGCCGACGTCTGGGCCTACATCGAAGCCCGTGACATCGAGCTGCCACCCATCTACTTTGCCCATGAGCGTGAGGTGTTCAACCGCGGCGGCATGTGGTTGGCACCGGGCGAGTGGGGTGGACCCCGCGACGGTGAGACCCTAGAGGTTCGCACTGTCCGCTATCGCACTGTCGGTGACATGAGCTGTACCGGCGCTGTCGAATCGACTGCCACCACTATTGCGGAGGTCATGGAGGAACTTCGCACATCCAAGCTCACCGAGCGCGGCGCTACCCGCGCAGATGACAAGTTGTCCGAATCCTCCATGGAAGACCGCAAGAAGGAAGGTTACTTCTGA
- a CDS encoding acetate kinase yields MSRHVLVLNSGSSSIKFQLVDPEKDSTQPPYVSGLVERIGEEDGIINLKFSGQKIEITEPIADHASGLDRAFELMDEHGVGPESVDIAAVGHRVVHGGRLFSGPELITDEIVGMIRDLIPLAPLHNPANIVGIEESRKLLPDVPHVAVFDTGFFHTMPPAAALYPLNAEVASKFDIRRYGFHGTSHEFVSKQVPDLLNKPAGEINQITLHLGNGASCAAIRGGQAVDTSMGLTPLAGLMMGTRTGDIDPGVIFHLYRNGMSIDEIDNLCNRQSGLKGVSGVNDFRVLQERMDDHDPDAWAAYQMYVHQLRRYIGSYMLILGRLDAITFTAGVGENHVGIRRDSMAELENFGIKIDDERNSQPNDGPRLISADDSKVKVFVVPTNEELAIARYAMSFVD; encoded by the coding sequence ATGTCCCGTCACGTACTTGTTTTGAACTCCGGTTCCTCCTCTATCAAGTTTCAGCTGGTAGATCCGGAGAAGGACTCAACGCAGCCGCCGTATGTCTCCGGTCTGGTGGAGCGCATTGGTGAAGAAGACGGCATTATTAATCTGAAGTTCTCCGGACAGAAGATTGAAATCACTGAGCCTATCGCTGACCACGCCAGTGGCCTTGACCGCGCGTTCGAGCTGATGGATGAGCACGGTGTTGGTCCGGAGTCGGTGGATATTGCCGCCGTCGGTCACCGTGTCGTTCACGGTGGTCGCCTGTTCTCTGGACCGGAGCTGATTACCGACGAGATCGTCGGCATGATCCGCGATCTTATTCCGCTGGCGCCGCTGCACAACCCGGCCAATATCGTAGGCATCGAAGAGTCTCGCAAGCTGCTTCCCGACGTGCCGCACGTCGCCGTCTTCGACACTGGTTTCTTCCACACCATGCCACCAGCTGCTGCTCTGTACCCGCTAAATGCAGAGGTCGCATCGAAGTTTGATATCCGTCGTTACGGCTTCCACGGCACCTCGCATGAGTTTGTTTCCAAGCAGGTGCCGGACCTTCTGAATAAGCCGGCAGGGGAAATCAACCAGATTACGCTGCACCTGGGTAACGGTGCGTCGTGTGCGGCTATCCGAGGTGGCCAGGCGGTGGATACCTCGATGGGGCTGACCCCGCTGGCTGGTCTGATGATGGGCACTCGTACCGGTGACATTGACCCGGGCGTCATCTTCCACCTTTACCGCAACGGCATGAGCATCGATGAGATCGACAATCTGTGCAACCGCCAGTCCGGTTTGAAGGGTGTCTCTGGTGTCAATGACTTCCGAGTCCTGCAGGAGCGCATGGATGACCACGACCCGGATGCTTGGGCTGCATACCAGATGTACGTTCACCAGCTGCGCCGCTACATCGGCTCGTACATGCTGATTCTCGGTCGCCTCGACGCTATCACCTTCACTGCCGGTGTCGGCGAGAATCACGTCGGTATCCGCCGTGACTCGATGGCTGAGCTCGAGAACTTTGGCATCAAGATCGACGACGAGCGCAACTCCCAGCCGAATGATGGCCCGCGTCTGATCTCTGCGGATGACTCGAAGGTCAAGGTCTTCGTGGTACCGACCAATGAGGAACTGGCCATTGCCCGCTACGCAATGAGCTTCGTGGACTAG
- a CDS encoding L,D-transpeptidase, which produces MFASSKSSFRSAKRVIISAAALTTAFGIGAGTAVALPVSPDLQSLSQSVRDLKLPEISTLNPGDLAPELSEVLDSSSVKLPDSVVTLINENFKFAENNKQVADKVKTQLLNAIDSLPLPAAQKAEATRVVNEIFGLLEGQDKPSQPEPAPAPAPQPEQKPRPEPRPEPNNPCPPSARACVDLANQKTWLQENGNITYGPVPMSSGMPGYETTRGHLSVTRKVRDEWSVPYNGPMPFSVYFTNDGEAFHEGSVNQMSHGCIHLNHDDAVMYFNTLQVGDGVYIW; this is translated from the coding sequence ATGTTTGCCTCCTCGAAATCCTCTTTCCGCAGCGCCAAGCGTGTCATCATCAGCGCTGCAGCTCTCACCACCGCCTTTGGTATTGGGGCCGGCACTGCCGTTGCCCTGCCAGTTTCCCCAGACCTGCAGTCGCTCAGCCAGAGTGTTCGGGACCTCAAGCTGCCGGAGATCTCGACTCTGAACCCGGGCGACCTTGCTCCTGAGCTCTCTGAGGTTCTGGATTCCTCTTCGGTGAAGCTGCCGGATTCGGTCGTCACCCTAATCAATGAAAACTTCAAGTTCGCTGAAAACAACAAGCAGGTGGCGGACAAGGTCAAAACTCAGCTGCTGAACGCCATCGACAGCCTGCCGCTGCCAGCTGCGCAGAAGGCCGAAGCCACCCGCGTCGTCAACGAGATTTTCGGTTTGCTGGAGGGCCAAGACAAGCCTTCGCAGCCTGAGCCGGCGCCTGCCCCCGCTCCACAGCCAGAGCAGAAACCACGCCCTGAACCACGCCCAGAGCCAAACAACCCGTGCCCGCCGAGCGCCCGCGCATGCGTTGACCTGGCTAACCAGAAGACCTGGCTGCAGGAAAACGGCAACATCACCTACGGCCCGGTGCCCATGTCCTCCGGTATGCCAGGTTACGAAACCACCCGTGGACACTTGAGCGTTACCCGCAAGGTCCGCGATGAGTGGTCGGTTCCTTACAACGGTCCGATGCCGTTCTCTGTGTACTTCACCAACGACGGTGAGGCTTTCCACGAGGGTTCGGTCAATCAGATGTCCCACGGCTGCATCCATCTGAATCACGATGATGCCGTGATGTACTTCAACACTCTGCAGGTCGGCGACGGCGTCTACATCTGGTAG
- a CDS encoding phosphoadenylyl-sulfate reductase — protein MSTGLKTAEVIKTQEALAREDVLDNPETARRLIELALEWGSKLETATAGEVLEWGAEHLHTPLAVTLSMQDTVLAELAARHAPEADLVFLDTGYHFPETLDVAEQVAQRYDNRLLSIEPKRTRAEQDAEEGVDLYKTDPTRCCALRKVEPLSAVKRPYEGWVTGLKRVDAPTRAHTPVLEIDKTGRIKLNPLATWTDEDIAQYIEDNDLIVHPLTQQGFPSIGCATCTARVAEGADPRSGRWAGSEKTECGLHL, from the coding sequence ATGAGCACGGGACTGAAAACCGCTGAAGTCATTAAGACTCAGGAGGCGCTCGCGCGTGAGGATGTGCTGGACAATCCGGAAACTGCTCGCCGTCTGATTGAGCTTGCACTGGAGTGGGGCTCCAAGCTGGAGACTGCCACTGCCGGGGAAGTACTGGAATGGGGTGCGGAGCACCTGCACACGCCACTGGCTGTGACCCTGTCGATGCAGGACACGGTATTGGCGGAGCTGGCTGCTCGGCACGCGCCGGAAGCCGACCTGGTTTTCCTGGATACGGGTTACCACTTCCCGGAGACCCTCGACGTGGCAGAACAGGTCGCACAGCGCTACGACAACCGACTGCTGTCGATTGAGCCGAAGCGCACCCGCGCCGAGCAGGATGCTGAAGAGGGCGTAGATCTGTACAAGACCGACCCGACGCGATGCTGCGCACTGCGGAAGGTCGAGCCGCTGTCAGCTGTGAAGCGCCCCTACGAGGGTTGGGTCACAGGTCTGAAGCGCGTCGACGCGCCGACCCGCGCACACACGCCGGTACTGGAAATCGATAAGACCGGTCGCATCAAGCTCAACCCGCTGGCCACCTGGACGGATGAGGACATTGCCCAGTACATCGAGGATAACGACCTCATTGTGCATCCGCTGACACAACAGGGGTTCCCGTCGATTGGCTGCGCGACATGCACCGCGCGAGTGGCAGAGGGTGCGGATCCGCGCTCGGGCCGCTGGGCGGGCAGCGAGAAGACAGAGTGCGGATTGCACCTCTAG
- the pta gene encoding phosphate acetyltransferase, with the protein MVSAVEADRAANEGAAVLTGSGNLDFDFRIATVAGAGVIVVAGGEGCHTEAAKARVRLALSSAAQRHSEVLAVVLTGEEAAEAAKTFELDVPVVAVDDAEGLRKVVSREVTAVMTPQRFQWWLLQRAKADKRHIVLPEGDDDRILEAADYLLREDICELTILGDPDPMKARAAELGFDIDAAHLWNPQTSEYVEQFAEQFAEMRKAKGVTLEQARETMQDISYFATMMIHNGLVDGMVSGAAHTTAHTIRPSLQIIKTKPSASTVSSLFLMVMDNSLWGFADCAVLPKPAPEQLGEIAVVSAETAASFGIDARVAMLSYSTGASGTGEDVDRVKAGLAKAKELAPDLAVDGPLQFDAAIDPSVAAKKMPDSSVAGKATVFVFPDLDAGNIGYKIAQRCGGALAIGPILQGLNKPVNDLSRGATVPDIINTVAITAIQAGGN; encoded by the coding sequence ATCGTCAGTGCTGTTGAGGCTGACCGCGCTGCTAACGAGGGGGCGGCTGTTCTGACCGGCTCCGGCAACCTCGATTTTGACTTCCGCATTGCCACCGTCGCCGGTGCCGGTGTCATCGTTGTCGCTGGTGGCGAGGGCTGCCACACAGAGGCCGCGAAGGCTCGCGTTCGTTTGGCGCTCAGCAGTGCAGCTCAGCGTCACAGCGAGGTACTCGCTGTTGTTCTCACAGGGGAGGAAGCAGCCGAGGCTGCTAAGACTTTCGAGCTCGACGTTCCCGTTGTTGCCGTTGACGATGCTGAGGGGCTTCGCAAGGTCGTAAGCCGCGAGGTCACCGCAGTGATGACTCCACAGCGTTTCCAGTGGTGGCTGTTGCAGCGCGCCAAGGCTGATAAGCGCCACATTGTGCTGCCAGAGGGGGACGATGACCGCATTCTTGAGGCCGCTGATTACCTCCTGCGCGAGGACATCTGTGAGCTCACTATCCTCGGTGACCCGGATCCTATGAAGGCGCGCGCCGCCGAACTGGGTTTTGACATCGACGCCGCCCATCTCTGGAACCCACAGACCTCCGAATATGTTGAGCAGTTCGCGGAACAGTTCGCAGAGATGCGCAAAGCCAAGGGGGTCACGCTGGAGCAGGCCCGTGAGACGATGCAGGACATCTCCTACTTTGCGACGATGATGATTCACAACGGGCTTGTCGACGGCATGGTGTCCGGTGCAGCCCACACAACTGCGCACACCATTCGTCCGTCCTTGCAAATCATTAAGACCAAGCCGTCGGCTTCCACGGTGTCGTCGCTGTTTCTCATGGTTATGGACAACTCGCTGTGGGGTTTTGCGGACTGTGCGGTGCTGCCGAAGCCGGCTCCGGAACAGCTGGGTGAAATCGCGGTAGTATCCGCCGAGACTGCAGCTTCCTTCGGTATCGACGCCCGCGTTGCCATGCTGAGCTACTCCACTGGAGCATCCGGCACAGGTGAGGATGTTGACCGTGTGAAGGCGGGCCTGGCCAAGGCCAAGGAGCTGGCTCCGGACCTCGCCGTCGATGGTCCGCTGCAGTTCGATGCTGCTATTGACCCGTCTGTGGCTGCGAAGAAGATGCCGGATTCCTCCGTTGCGGGTAAGGCAACTGTTTTCGTGTTCCCGGATCTGGACGCCGGTAACATCGGGTACAAGATTGCCCAGCGCTGTGGTGGTGCATTGGCAATCGGCCCGATTCTGCAGGGCTTGAACAAGCCGGTCAACGACCTTTCCCGTGGTGCCACGGTGCCGGACATCATCAACACGGTTGCAATTACCGCTATTCAGGCTGGAGGAAACTAA